Proteins from a single region of Paraburkholderia sp. PGU19:
- a CDS encoding cupin domain-containing protein — MNFVQTVLASTAAACIALTAPHAAHAHGVDGPREHINPAFQTPIANVPGKTMTAIVVDYKPGGVSPSHRHGQAFVVGYVLQGEIRSKVDDGEARVYHAGESWTEAPGVHHMVSENASKTRPAKLLAIFVADDNDKDLVTWDKK; from the coding sequence GTGAATTTCGTTCAGACCGTTCTTGCCTCCACGGCGGCAGCCTGCATCGCATTGACGGCGCCTCACGCGGCGCACGCGCATGGCGTCGATGGGCCGCGCGAGCACATCAACCCGGCGTTCCAGACGCCGATCGCAAATGTGCCCGGCAAGACCATGACGGCTATCGTGGTCGACTACAAACCGGGCGGCGTGTCGCCGTCACATCGACATGGGCAGGCGTTCGTGGTTGGCTACGTGCTGCAGGGCGAGATCCGAAGCAAGGTCGACGATGGCGAAGCGCGCGTGTATCACGCAGGTGAAAGCTGGACGGAAGCACCGGGCGTGCACCACATGGTCAGCGAAAACGCAAGCAAGACCAGGCCAGCGAAGCTGCTTGCCATCTTTGTCGCTGACGACAACGATAAAGACCTCGTCACATGGGACAAGAAGTAA
- a CDS encoding YbfB/YjiJ family MFS transporter, translating into MSTEASLSTPVGDRTAVWRHIFAGFCASLVSIGLARFAYTPLIPPLIQAHWFAASDVVYLGAANLAGYLLGALLGRPVAHRLTNTHTLRAMMVLVTATFLACAFPVSVAWFFFWRLLSGVAGGAIMVLVAATVLPHVPADRKGLASGAIFLGLGVGIAASGTIVPLLLNLGLRNTWIGIAILSAALTLATWYGWPSATKAHAHSAHAAPTAKTHNPSAVRVLYAEYALMAVGLVPTMVFLVDFIARGLGAGAHVGAAYWILYGVGAIFGAPVYGFMADRLGARFAIRALTLLQIVVVAAFAMSSNQIVIGVLTLVIGSFPPGIVPMMLARVHEVLPHDHAGQHRTWSRATTTFAAFQALAGYSYSALFNSSGGNHRLLFAIGAVALVFVVLVDCAAPLLAREPGQKQNNR; encoded by the coding sequence ATGTCCACCGAAGCATCACTTTCAACACCCGTCGGCGATCGAACCGCCGTATGGCGGCACATCTTCGCAGGCTTCTGCGCGAGCCTCGTCAGCATTGGGTTGGCGCGCTTTGCCTATACGCCGCTCATTCCGCCGCTCATTCAGGCGCACTGGTTCGCTGCATCGGACGTGGTTTATCTGGGCGCGGCGAATCTTGCCGGCTATCTGCTCGGTGCGTTGCTCGGCCGTCCGGTCGCGCATCGTCTGACGAACACGCATACCTTGCGGGCCATGATGGTGCTGGTCACGGCGACCTTTCTGGCGTGCGCGTTTCCTGTCTCCGTCGCGTGGTTCTTCTTCTGGAGATTGCTGTCGGGCGTGGCGGGCGGTGCGATCATGGTGCTGGTCGCTGCAACGGTGCTGCCGCATGTGCCGGCGGATCGTAAGGGTCTCGCGAGCGGTGCAATCTTTCTCGGCCTTGGCGTCGGCATTGCGGCATCGGGGACGATCGTCCCGCTGCTGCTCAATCTTGGCTTGCGCAACACATGGATCGGCATCGCGATCCTCTCTGCGGCTTTGACGCTGGCGACGTGGTACGGATGGCCGTCGGCGACGAAAGCGCACGCACATTCCGCGCACGCGGCTCCAACTGCGAAGACGCACAACCCGTCGGCTGTCCGTGTGCTCTACGCCGAGTACGCGTTGATGGCGGTCGGCCTTGTGCCCACGATGGTTTTCCTCGTCGATTTCATTGCACGCGGACTTGGCGCGGGCGCACATGTCGGTGCGGCATATTGGATTCTGTATGGCGTTGGTGCCATCTTCGGCGCGCCCGTATATGGATTCATGGCCGATCGCTTAGGCGCACGCTTTGCAATCCGCGCGCTAACGCTGTTGCAGATCGTCGTGGTCGCAGCGTTCGCGATGTCCAGCAATCAGATCGTGATCGGCGTGCTGACGCTCGTTATCGGCAGCTTTCCGCCAGGCATCGTGCCGATGATGCTTGCGCGCGTACATGAAGTCCTGCCGCACGATCATGCCGGGCAGCACAGGACATGGAGTCGCGCCACGACGACGTTTGCGGCATTTCAGGCGCTCGCAGGTTACTCATATTCAGCATTGTTCAATAGCAGCGGTGGCAACCATCGCCTACTCTTTGCAATTGGCGCGGTGGCGCTCGTGTTCGTCGTCCTGGTCGACTGCGCGGCGCCGTTGCTTGCACGAGAGCCTGGTCAAAAACAGAACAATAGATAA
- a CDS encoding LysR family transcriptional regulator: MELRQLRYFVAVAEERNFTRAAERLNMTQPPLSRQIQQIEDTVGLALFERGARPLKLTEAGRVFYAQAKRLLEESDELLPLTRRLAQLAERIVIGFVPSTLYGPLPDVIRAFREAAPLIQISLIEMFTIEQLSALKGGRIDVGFGRLRFDESQLAREVLVEEPLIAALPAGHALADVAQLTLDALSKETLIIYPSTPRPSYADQQLSAFRDHAVEPAAVHEVRELQTALGLVAAQVGVCLVPESVRGLRARGVTYRSIEETNVSSPIIMSRRLQDQSATTELFCSIARDLFKRPLSV; encoded by the coding sequence ATGGAACTGCGTCAACTTCGCTATTTCGTGGCGGTCGCCGAGGAAAGGAACTTCACCCGGGCCGCCGAGCGCCTGAACATGACGCAGCCGCCGCTCTCGCGGCAGATCCAGCAGATCGAAGACACCGTGGGGCTTGCGCTGTTCGAACGCGGCGCGCGCCCGCTCAAGCTGACGGAAGCCGGGCGCGTCTTTTATGCGCAGGCCAAGCGCCTGCTCGAAGAAAGCGATGAGTTGCTACCGCTCACGCGGCGGCTGGCGCAACTCGCGGAGCGCATCGTGATCGGTTTCGTGCCGTCCACGCTGTATGGCCCGCTGCCCGACGTTATCCGCGCGTTTCGGGAAGCCGCGCCCCTCATCCAGATTTCGCTGATCGAAATGTTCACGATCGAGCAGCTGAGCGCGCTCAAGGGTGGACGCATCGACGTGGGCTTTGGCCGGCTGCGTTTCGACGAATCGCAACTGGCGCGCGAAGTGCTCGTCGAGGAACCGTTGATTGCCGCCTTGCCCGCGGGCCACGCGCTCGCCGATGTGGCGCAACTGACGCTCGACGCGCTGTCGAAAGAAACGCTGATCATCTATCCGTCGACGCCGCGCCCGAGCTACGCGGATCAACAGTTGTCCGCGTTTCGCGACCACGCCGTCGAACCGGCCGCCGTTCACGAGGTACGGGAACTGCAGACGGCACTAGGACTCGTCGCCGCTCAAGTGGGCGTGTGTCTCGTGCCGGAGAGTGTGCGGGGTTTGCGGGCGCGCGGCGTGACCTATCGGTCGATCGAGGAAACGAATGTGTCGTCGCCGATCATCATGAGCCGGCGTTTGCAGGATCAAAGCGCTACGACAGAACTGTTCTGCTCGATCGCGCGCGATCTGTTCAAGAGGCCGTTGTCCGTCTAG
- a CDS encoding muconate/chloromuconate family cycloisomerase: MIPSAVQIQAVETILVDVPTIRPHRLSVATMNCQALVLIRIQCADGITGWGEATTIGGLAYGEESPESIKTNIDTYFAPLLKGMDATRPGQAMAKLRECFQGNRFAKCAIETALFDAQAQRFGVPLSELFGGRVTDSVEVAWTLASGDTGRDIDEAHQMLEMKRHRVFKLKIGTRAPAEDIAHVAAIKAAVGDHAEVRVDVNQAWSQAEALWACERLADAGCNLIEQPIAADDRRGLKRLTHHSKVPIMADEALHGPVDAFDVASAHAADVFAVKIAQSGGLTGAASVAAIALAAGVDLYGGTMLEGAVGTIASAQLFSTFRELKWGTELFGPLLLTQEILTEPLRYENFSLQLPQGPGLGIQLDLDKIGRLRRDSKHGASVVKG, encoded by the coding sequence ATGATACCAAGCGCCGTTCAGATACAAGCTGTAGAGACTATTCTCGTCGATGTTCCGACGATTCGCCCGCACCGCCTGTCGGTCGCCACGATGAATTGCCAGGCCCTCGTGCTGATCCGCATTCAATGCGCGGATGGTATAACGGGCTGGGGCGAGGCGACCACAATCGGCGGTCTCGCGTATGGCGAGGAAAGCCCCGAAAGCATCAAGACCAACATCGACACCTATTTCGCGCCGCTGCTCAAGGGCATGGACGCGACCCGTCCCGGCCAGGCGATGGCGAAGCTGCGCGAATGCTTCCAGGGCAACCGCTTTGCGAAGTGCGCGATCGAAACCGCGTTGTTCGACGCGCAGGCACAGCGTTTCGGCGTGCCGCTGTCGGAACTGTTCGGCGGCCGCGTGACGGATTCCGTCGAAGTCGCATGGACACTGGCGAGCGGCGACACAGGCCGCGATATCGACGAAGCGCATCAGATGCTGGAAATGAAGCGGCACCGCGTGTTCAAGCTGAAGATCGGCACGCGCGCACCGGCTGAGGACATCGCGCACGTTGCAGCGATCAAGGCGGCCGTGGGCGACCACGCCGAAGTGCGCGTCGACGTGAATCAGGCGTGGAGCCAGGCGGAAGCGCTGTGGGCGTGCGAACGCCTCGCGGACGCGGGCTGCAATCTGATCGAACAACCCATTGCGGCCGACGACCGCCGCGGCCTCAAGCGTCTCACGCATCATTCGAAGGTGCCCATCATGGCCGACGAGGCGCTGCATGGTCCCGTCGATGCATTCGATGTCGCCAGCGCCCATGCGGCCGATGTATTCGCCGTGAAGATCGCGCAATCGGGCGGCCTGACGGGCGCGGCGAGCGTCGCGGCAATCGCGCTTGCAGCGGGCGTCGACCTGTATGGCGGCACGATGCTGGAAGGCGCGGTCGGCACGATCGCTTCGGCGCAACTGTTCAGCACGTTCCGCGAATTGAAGTGGGGCACCGAGTTGTTCGGGCCGTTGCTTCTCACGCAGGAAATTCTCACCGAGCCGCTGCGCTACGAGAACTTCTCGTTGCAATTGCCGCAGGGCCCGGGACTCGGCATTCAACTCGACCTCGACAAGATCGGGAGACTGCGCCGCGATTCGAAGCACGGCGCGAGTGTGGTCAAAGGTTAG
- the catA gene encoding catechol 1,2-dioxygenase, producing MDIKTIDALLNKINESATHEGNARTKQVVNRIIRDLFITIDELDVTPNEFWAALNYLGEAGQSGELGLLAAGLGFEHFLDVRLDEAEAKAGLQGGTPRTIEGPLYVAGAPETTGHARLDNGNEPGETLVMRGRVLDEAGQPVRGALVEVWHANHLGNYSHFDKSQAEFNLRRSIRTDENGTYSFRSVVPIGYSVPPEGKTQQLLDLLGRHGHRPAHIHFFVSAPGYRKLTTQINIEGDPYLWDDFAFATREGLVPAVRKEEGATGKPYGIEGQFALIDFDFSLVKDRNNVPTSEVERVRA from the coding sequence ATGGACATCAAAACCATCGACGCCCTGTTGAACAAGATCAACGAAAGCGCCACGCACGAAGGTAACGCCCGCACGAAGCAGGTGGTCAACCGCATCATCCGCGATCTGTTCATCACGATCGACGAACTCGACGTGACGCCGAACGAATTCTGGGCCGCGCTGAACTACCTCGGTGAAGCGGGCCAGAGCGGCGAGCTGGGTCTGCTGGCCGCGGGTCTCGGCTTCGAGCATTTCCTCGACGTGCGTCTCGACGAAGCGGAAGCCAAGGCCGGCCTGCAAGGCGGCACGCCGCGTACGATCGAAGGTCCGCTGTACGTGGCGGGCGCGCCGGAAACGACGGGCCATGCGCGGCTCGACAACGGCAACGAACCGGGCGAGACGCTGGTGATGCGCGGCCGTGTACTCGATGAAGCCGGCCAGCCGGTACGCGGCGCACTGGTCGAAGTGTGGCACGCGAACCATCTGGGCAACTACTCGCACTTCGACAAATCGCAGGCCGAATTCAACCTGCGCCGCTCGATCCGTACCGACGAAAACGGCACGTACAGCTTCCGCAGCGTGGTGCCGATCGGCTATAGCGTGCCGCCGGAAGGCAAGACACAGCAATTGCTCGATCTGCTCGGCCGTCACGGCCATCGCCCCGCGCATATCCACTTCTTCGTGTCGGCGCCCGGTTATCGCAAGCTGACGACGCAGATCAATATCGAAGGCGATCCGTATCTGTGGGATGACTTCGCGTTCGCGACTCGTGAAGGTCTCGTGCCCGCCGTCAGGAAGGAAGAGGGCGCAACGGGCAAGCCTTATGGCATCGAAGGCCAGTTCGCGTTGATCGACTTCGACTTCAGCCTCGTCAAGGACCGCAACAACGTGCCGACGAGCGAAGTGGAACGCGTGCGCGCCTGA
- the catC gene encoding muconolactone Delta-isomerase: MLFHVKMIVKLPPDMPVERANELKATEKAMAQRLQKEGIWRHLWRIAGLYANFSVFDVESPAQLNEILMQLPLYPYMEVTVDAMCRHPSSIHEDDR, translated from the coding sequence ATGCTATTTCACGTGAAGATGATCGTTAAGCTGCCGCCCGATATGCCCGTCGAGCGCGCCAACGAATTGAAGGCCACTGAAAAGGCCATGGCGCAGCGTCTGCAAAAGGAAGGCATCTGGCGACATCTTTGGCGCATTGCGGGCCTGTATGCAAATTTCAGCGTGTTCGACGTGGAAAGCCCCGCGCAACTCAATGAGATCCTCATGCAGCTGCCGCTTTATCCGTATATGGAAGTGACGGTGGATGCGATGTGCCGCCATCCTTCGTCGATTCACGAAGACGATCGCTAG
- the hmpA gene encoding NO-inducible flavohemoprotein, with translation MLSAEHRAIVKATVPLLESGGEALTTHFYKTMLAEYPSVRPLFNQAHQQSGDQPRALANAVLMYARHIDQLEQLGGLVSQIVNKHVALNILPEHYPIVGACLLRAIREVLGAEIATDAVIEAWGAAYQQLADLLIGLEETVYVEKETATGGWRGTRPFVVARKVKESDEITSFYLRPADGGELLEFHPGQYIGLKLIVDGEEIRRNYSLSAAANGREYRISVKREPNGKASNYLHDSVTEGATLDLLTPSGDFTLENNDKPLVLISGGVGITPTLAMLNAALQTSRPIHFIHATRHGGVHAFRDHIDELAARHPQLKRFYVYEKPRQHDDAHHAEGYIDEARLIEWLPATRDVDVYFLGPKSFMKAVKRHLKTIGVPEKQSRYEFFGPASALD, from the coding sequence ATGCTGTCAGCCGAACATCGCGCAATCGTCAAGGCAACTGTTCCGCTGCTCGAAAGCGGCGGCGAAGCGCTCACCACGCACTTCTACAAGACCATGCTGGCGGAGTACCCGAGTGTGCGCCCGCTGTTCAACCAGGCGCACCAGCAATCGGGCGATCAGCCGCGCGCGCTCGCGAATGCCGTGCTGATGTACGCGCGTCATATCGATCAACTCGAACAACTCGGCGGACTGGTTTCGCAGATCGTCAACAAGCACGTCGCGCTCAACATCCTGCCCGAGCATTATCCGATCGTCGGCGCATGTTTGCTGCGCGCGATCCGCGAAGTGCTCGGAGCAGAAATCGCCACGGACGCCGTGATCGAAGCGTGGGGCGCCGCATATCAGCAACTGGCCGACCTGCTGATCGGCCTCGAAGAGACGGTCTACGTCGAGAAGGAAACCGCGACGGGCGGCTGGCGCGGCACGCGTCCGTTCGTGGTGGCGCGCAAGGTCAAGGAGAGCGACGAGATCACGTCGTTCTATCTGCGTCCCGCCGACGGCGGCGAGCTGCTCGAATTCCATCCGGGCCAGTACATCGGCCTGAAGCTGATCGTCGATGGTGAAGAGATTCGCCGCAACTATTCATTGTCGGCTGCGGCAAACGGCCGCGAATATCGGATCAGCGTGAAGCGCGAGCCGAACGGCAAGGCGTCGAACTATCTGCACGACTCGGTGACTGAAGGCGCGACGCTGGACCTGCTCACACCGTCGGGCGATTTCACGCTGGAGAACAACGATAAGCCGCTCGTGTTGATCAGCGGTGGGGTCGGTATCACGCCGACGCTCGCGATGCTGAATGCCGCGCTGCAAACGTCGCGTCCCATCCACTTCATTCATGCCACACGTCACGGCGGCGTGCATGCGTTCCGCGACCATATCGACGAACTGGCGGCGCGTCATCCGCAACTCAAGCGCTTCTATGTGTATGAGAAGCCGCGTCAGCATGACGACGCGCATCACGCAGAAGGCTATATCGACGAAGCGCGCCTGATCGAATGGCTGCCCGCGACGCGTGATGTGGATGTGTACTTCCTCGGACCCAAGTCGTTCATGAAGGCGGTGAAGCGCCATCTGAAGACGATTGGCGTGCCGGAAAAGCAGAGCCGTTATGAGTTCTTCGGCCCCGCTTCCGCACTCGATTGA
- the norR gene encoding nitric oxide reductase transcriptional regulator NorR, with protein MTRVKTTAREVRLTASEVLDALIPLVEDLSRDLPERERYRRLLTTLRTLFPGDAAAILRLDDDTLVPLAIDGLSGDTLGRRFRVSDHPRFEALLSSEEPTRFPADSDLPDPYDGLVQGVSGHLEVHDCLGCPLLIGGRPWGLLTLDSLDPERFDSIDMNTLQAFLSLAAATVSVAERIDTLERNTEEERQRAEAYRQASGQSSRELIGSSTAHQQLVNEIRVVANSELTVLVTGETGVGKELVASAIHSGSPRANKPMISLNCAALPDTLVESELFGHVRGAFSGASSDRRGKFELADGGTLFLDEVGELPVGVQAKLLRVLQNGQLQRIGSDSEHKVDVRLIAATNRDLAEEVRAGRFRADLYHRLSVYPLRVPPLRERGRDVLLLAGCFLEENRARLGLLSIRLGQDAQTALLSYNWPGNVRELEHMIGRSAFKALSRHRERPRILTLTAADLGMSANNGGELQAAASLSASTGADEASATDFRSAVTAYERTLVSDALERNNHNWAAVARSLGMDRANLNRLARRLGLK; from the coding sequence ATGACAAGGGTTAAAACGACTGCACGAGAGGTCAGATTGACCGCATCCGAGGTGCTCGACGCGCTGATTCCGCTGGTCGAGGACCTGTCGCGCGACTTGCCGGAACGCGAGCGCTATCGCCGTCTTCTGACGACGCTGCGCACGCTGTTTCCCGGAGATGCCGCGGCCATACTGCGTCTCGATGACGACACCCTCGTGCCGCTTGCCATCGACGGCCTGTCGGGCGACACCCTCGGCCGCCGCTTTCGCGTGAGCGACCATCCGCGCTTCGAAGCGCTGCTGTCGAGTGAAGAGCCCACGCGTTTTCCCGCCGATTCCGATTTGCCCGACCCCTACGACGGCCTGGTGCAGGGCGTGAGCGGCCATCTGGAAGTGCACGACTGTCTCGGCTGTCCGCTGCTGATCGGCGGCAGGCCGTGGGGTTTGCTGACACTCGACTCGCTCGATCCCGAGCGTTTCGACAGCATCGACATGAACACGCTGCAGGCGTTTCTGAGTCTCGCGGCGGCGACGGTGAGCGTCGCGGAGCGCATCGACACGCTCGAGCGCAACACCGAAGAGGAGCGTCAGCGCGCGGAGGCGTACCGTCAGGCGAGCGGGCAGAGCAGCCGCGAACTGATCGGCAGCAGCACGGCGCATCAGCAATTGGTCAACGAAATCCGCGTGGTCGCGAACAGCGAGCTGACCGTGCTCGTGACGGGCGAAACGGGTGTCGGCAAGGAACTGGTCGCGAGCGCGATTCACAGCGGCTCGCCGCGCGCCAACAAGCCGATGATCAGCCTGAACTGCGCGGCGCTGCCGGATACGCTCGTCGAAAGCGAGCTGTTCGGGCATGTACGCGGCGCGTTCTCGGGTGCATCGTCGGACCGGCGCGGCAAGTTCGAGCTTGCCGACGGCGGCACGCTGTTTCTCGACGAGGTCGGCGAGTTGCCGGTCGGCGTGCAGGCCAAGCTGCTGCGCGTGTTGCAGAACGGCCAGTTGCAGCGTATCGGCTCGGATAGCGAGCACAAGGTGGACGTGCGGCTCATCGCCGCGACCAATCGCGATCTCGCCGAAGAAGTGCGCGCAGGGCGTTTTCGCGCGGACCTGTATCACCGGCTGAGCGTGTATCCGTTGCGCGTGCCGCCGCTGCGCGAGCGCGGGCGCGACGTGTTGCTGCTCGCGGGGTGCTTCCTCGAAGAGAACCGGGCACGGCTCGGGCTGCTCAGCATCCGGCTGGGCCAGGACGCGCAAACCGCGCTGCTTTCGTACAACTGGCCTGGCAACGTGCGCGAACTCGAGCATATGATTGGCCGCAGCGCGTTCAAGGCGTTGTCGCGTCACCGCGAGCGGCCGCGCATTCTCACGCTGACGGCGGCGGATCTGGGCATGTCGGCGAATAATGGCGGCGAGCTGCAAGCGGCTGCGTCCCTTTCGGCTTCGACGGGCGCAGACGAAGCGAGCGCAACCGATTTCCGCAGCGCCGTCACGGCCTACGAGCGCACGCTCGTCAGCGACGCGCTGGAACGCAACAACCACAACTGGGCAGCCGTCGCGCGCTCGCTCGGCATGGATCGCGCGAATCTGAACCGGCTGGCGAGGCGTCTTGGCCTGAAATAA
- a CDS encoding MarR family transcriptional regulator: MRHYTKDNFRLTESVGYQLVKARNLITTEMDAALKDLDISSQQMGIMLMLRQKLASTPFELSKMLGIDTGLMTRMLDKLEAKGLVVRSRDEEDRRVVNLTLTRPGIAVADQIPEIAPDVLNARLKDFTKAELNELRRLLRKFVSD, translated from the coding sequence GTGCGTCACTACACCAAAGACAATTTCAGGCTCACCGAGAGCGTCGGCTACCAGCTCGTGAAGGCGCGCAACCTGATCACGACGGAGATGGACGCGGCGCTGAAGGACCTCGACATCTCCAGCCAGCAAATGGGCATCATGCTGATGCTCAGGCAGAAACTCGCGTCGACGCCGTTCGAGCTGTCAAAAATGCTCGGCATCGACACCGGCCTGATGACGCGCATGCTCGACAAGCTCGAAGCGAAAGGGCTGGTGGTGCGCTCGCGCGACGAAGAGGACCGCCGCGTCGTCAACCTGACGCTGACCCGACCCGGCATCGCGGTCGCCGACCAGATTCCCGAAATCGCACCCGACGTGCTCAATGCGCGCCTGAAAGACTTCACCAAGGCCGAGCTGAATGAACTGCGCCGCCTGCTGCGCAAGTTCGTGAGCGACTGA
- a CDS encoding MarR family transcriptional regulator codes for MSHYSKEDFHLTDNVAFAITKARNLLTGRMDAAVKGLNVRAHHVGIFMSLLRGIDTTPATLSRHLGIDTGLMTRTLDKLETLGMLTRTRSADDRRVVNLELTEAGREVALRIAEIAPGVLNERLQCFTKDEFDELRRLLGKFLND; via the coding sequence ATGTCGCACTATTCGAAGGAAGATTTTCATTTGACCGACAACGTCGCTTTCGCGATCACCAAGGCGCGCAACCTCTTGACGGGACGGATGGATGCAGCGGTGAAGGGCCTGAACGTGCGGGCGCACCACGTTGGGATTTTCATGTCGCTGTTGCGCGGCATCGACACGACGCCGGCTACGCTGTCGCGCCATCTCGGCATCGACACCGGCCTGATGACTCGCACGCTCGACAAGCTCGAAACGCTCGGCATGCTGACGCGCACGCGCAGCGCGGATGACCGCCGCGTCGTGAATCTCGAACTCACCGAGGCGGGCCGCGAAGTCGCATTGCGCATCGCGGAGATTGCGCCTGGTGTGCTGAACGAGCGTCTCCAGTGCTTCACCAAAGACGAATTCGACGAACTGCGCCGTCTGCTTGGCAAGTTCCTCAACGATTGA
- a CDS encoding efflux transporter outer membrane subunit codes for MSNQSNARRRVSGALKVGVSVMFAAVLSACVNYAGIHSDAKTAEPQQYATQQSIPAGQGHWPAADWADQFGDAQLKALIDEALKSSPTLDQARSRVAAASAYSETAKASTMPRVDASYSLTRQQYSGTALVPPPTGGSWQTENKGLLSASYDLDLWGKNREALKAAISQLQASQADAEVVKLTLTTSIARTYNQLARLYVLRDIAQQEITQREQIDRITAGRIATGLDTEVERKTAQANLATSRAALKSLDGQILATRYQIAALLGAGPDRGLQIARPTLGIGDDVNLPDNLPADLVSRRPDIVAARWRVDAMTHDVKEAKAEFYPDINLSAAIGLDAFGFGRFLTAASRTASVGPAIHLPIFDAGELRAQLKGRYADFDYAVATYNQTLVTALSEVATQLAGVRSTDGQLVDAQTAQTAARQADQLALVQYKAGLTNQLTVLNADVNALAADQSVANLRMDRRDQQIALASALGGGFVDTSNADQNARVASTTETSAAETSAAAEH; via the coding sequence ATGAGCAATCAATCAAACGCCAGGCGGCGCGTTTCAGGGGCACTGAAAGTCGGTGTCTCGGTGATGTTCGCGGCGGTACTGTCGGCATGCGTGAACTACGCGGGCATCCATAGCGACGCGAAAACGGCCGAGCCACAGCAATATGCGACGCAGCAGAGCATTCCAGCCGGGCAAGGTCATTGGCCCGCCGCCGATTGGGCCGACCAGTTCGGCGACGCGCAACTGAAGGCACTGATCGACGAAGCACTGAAGAGCAGCCCGACGCTCGACCAGGCGCGTTCCCGCGTCGCAGCGGCCTCGGCGTATAGCGAAACGGCGAAGGCGAGCACCATGCCGCGCGTCGACGCCAGCTACTCGCTCACGCGCCAGCAGTATTCGGGTACGGCGCTGGTGCCGCCTCCGACGGGCGGTTCGTGGCAGACGGAGAACAAGGGCCTGTTGAGCGCTTCGTACGACCTGGACCTGTGGGGCAAGAACCGCGAAGCGCTGAAGGCGGCGATCTCGCAGTTGCAGGCGAGCCAGGCTGATGCGGAAGTCGTCAAGCTGACGCTCACCACGTCGATTGCGCGCACGTATAACCAGCTCGCCCGCCTTTACGTGTTGCGCGATATCGCACAACAGGAAATCACGCAGCGCGAGCAGATCGACCGCATCACGGCGGGCCGCATCGCGACGGGGCTCGACACGGAAGTCGAACGCAAGACCGCGCAGGCGAATCTCGCGACGAGCCGTGCCGCGCTGAAATCGCTCGACGGACAGATTCTTGCCACGCGCTATCAGATCGCCGCGCTGCTCGGCGCCGGTCCGGACCGTGGCCTGCAAATCGCGCGTCCGACGCTCGGTATCGGCGATGACGTGAATCTGCCCGACAACCTGCCCGCCGATCTCGTGAGCCGCCGCCCGGACATCGTGGCTGCGCGCTGGCGCGTCGATGCGATGACGCATGACGTGAAGGAAGCGAAGGCTGAGTTCTATCCCGACATCAATCTGAGCGCCGCAATCGGGCTCGACGCGTTCGGCTTCGGACGCTTCCTGACGGCGGCGAGCCGCACGGCCTCGGTGGGTCCCGCGATCCATCTGCCCATCTTCGACGCGGGCGAACTGCGCGCGCAACTGAAGGGCCGTTACGCGGACTTCGACTACGCGGTCGCAACGTACAACCAGACGCTCGTTACCGCATTGAGCGAAGTTGCCACGCAACTCGCCGGCGTGCGCTCGACAGACGGCCAACTCGTCGATGCGCAAACCGCGCAGACGGCCGCGCGCCAGGCGGACCAGCTTGCGCTCGTGCAATACAAGGCGGGACTCACGAACCAGCTGACCGTACTGAATGCCGACGTCAACGCGCTCGCCGCCGATCAGTCCGTCGCGAACCTGCGCATGGATCGCCGCGACCAGCAGATCGCGCTCGCGTCGGCGCTGGGCGGCGGTTTCGTCGACACGTCGAATGCCGATCAGAACGCGCGCGTCGCCTCTACCACAGAAACGTCTGCCGCCGAAACGTCTGCTGCCGCTGAGCATTGA